A genomic segment from Gorilla gorilla gorilla isolate KB3781 chromosome 3, NHGRI_mGorGor1-v2.1_pri, whole genome shotgun sequence encodes:
- the CXXC4 gene encoding CXXC-type zinc finger protein 4, whose amino-acid sequence MNTNVCVEPGPSPEAPGLPKESHLPEGALNSLVDYNSEMERYRSFATSFYKTNGGAFPQAAKIARITTPIFPSSAAAAAAAARIGMSPWNCDNAATAAAATAMLWGSGGGGGGGGGGGGGGGGGGGGGGGGGGGGRKSSSAAASSSASSSSAILPAGGGGGGGGGGSRTSMHHRNDSQRLGKAGCPPEPSLQMANTNFLSTLSPEHCRPLAGECMNKLKCGAAEAEIMNLPERVGTFSAIPALGGISLPPGVIVMTALHSPAAASAAVTDSAFQIANLADCPQNHSSSSSSSSGGAGGANPAKKKRKRCGVCVPCKRLINCGVCSSCRNRKTGHQICKFRKCEELKKKPGTSLERTPVPSAEAFRWFF is encoded by the exons ATGAACACCAATGTCTGCGTGGAGCCCGGGCCGAGCCCGGAGGCCCCGGGCTTGCCCAAGGAAAGCCACTTGCCCGAGGGGGCTCTGAACAGCCTTGTGGATTACAACTCGGAAATGGAGCGCTACCGCTCCTTTGCCACCTCCTTCTACAAGACCAACGGGGGCGCCTTCCCACAGGCGGCCAAGATCGCGCGCATCACCACCCCCATCTTCCCCAgcagcgccgccgccgccgcggccgccgcgcgCATCGGCATGTCCCCCTGGAACTGCGACAACGcggccaccgccgccgccgccaccgccatGCTCTGGGGcagcggcgggggcgggggcggcggcgggggtggtggcggcggcggcggcggcggcggcgggggcgggggcgggggtggtgGGGGCGGCAGGAAATCCTCctccgccgccgcctcctcctccgcctcctcctcctcggcGATCCTCCCCgccggcggtggcggcggcggcggcggcggcggcagcaggacCAGCATGCACCACCGAAACGACTCCCAGAGGCTGGGGAAAGCTGGCTGCCCGCCAGAGCCGTCGTTGCAAATGGCAAATACTAATTTCCTCTCCACCTTATCCCCTGAACACTGCAGACCTTTGGCGGGGGAATGCATGAACAAGCTCAAATGCGGCGCTGCTGAAGCAGAGATAATGAATCTCCCCGAGCGCGTGGGGACTTTTTCCGCTATCCCGGCTTTAGGGGGCATCTCATTACCTCCAGGGGTCATCGTCATGACAGCCCTTCACTCCCCCGCAGCAGCCTCAGCAGCCGTCACAGACAGTGCGTTTCAAATTGCCAATCTGGCAGACTGCCCGCAGAatcattcctcctcctcctcgtcctcctcagGGGGAGCTGGCGGAGCCAACCCAgccaagaagaagaggaaaaggtgTGGGGTCTGCGTGCCCTGCAAGAGGCTCATCAACTGTGGCGTCTGCAGCAGTTGCAGGAACCGCAAAACGGGACACCAGATCTGCAAATTTAGAAAATGTGAAGAGCTAAAGAAAAAACCTGGCACTTCACTAGAG AGAACACCTGTTCCCAGCGCTGAAGCATTCCGATGGTTCTTTTAA